A window from Dromaius novaehollandiae isolate bDroNov1 chromosome 1, bDroNov1.hap1, whole genome shotgun sequence encodes these proteins:
- the LOC112990936 gene encoding secreted frizzled-related protein 2-like gives MFWTAKILAFALSTFLRMATGFDIGLSTKCVAIPKEMDMCHKIGYSEMRLPNLMGHTSMAEVILKSTTWQYLVHTDCHPHVRTFLCSLFAPICLDTFIHPCRSMCIAVRDSCAPVLACHGHSWPDSLDCDRFPADEDMCLASLAKEYNYLHKVLPKPVCQTCPAVEEFFTHKRILEVFCDNNFAVKVKLSKKRTVLGDQEYNTECQVEFIIQGSILPYETQNMIQQWLLINENCTERMTQTHRPMVYLLVGNIEAGVVLVNQVYHWQRRDSQLTLATQKWRYHKCL, from the exons ATGTTCTGGACAGCAAAGATACTTGCTTTTGCTCTGAGCACTTTCCTAAGAATGGCAACAGGCTTTGACATTGGATTATCCACCAAATGTGTAGCGATACCTAAGGAGATGGATATGTGCCACAAGATTGGCTACTCTGAAATGAGGCTTCCCAACCTGATGGGGCACACGAGCATGGCAGAGGTTATTCTGAAGTCCACCACCTGGCAGTACCTGGTGCACACTGACTGTCACCCTCACGTGAGGACGTTCCTGTGCTCTCTGTTTGCACCCATCTGTTTAGATAC GTTTATCCATCCTTGCAGGAGTATGTGCATTGCTGTTCGTGACAGCTGTGCACCCGTGCTGGCCTGCCACGGGCACTCTTGGCCTGACAGTCTGGACTGTGATCGATTCCCTGCAGACGAGGACATGTGTCTGGCATCTCTTGCAAAGGAATATAACTACCTGCACAAAG TGCTGCCAAAGCCTGTGTGCCAGACCTGCCCAGCAGTGGAAGAATTCTTTACACACAAAAGAATACTTGAAGTTTTCTGTGACAATAACTTTG cagtgAAAGTAAAGCTGTCCAAAAAGAGAACAGTACTTGGTGATCAAGAGTATAACACTGAATGTCAAGTGGAATTCATTATCCAGGGCTCAATTCTGCCTTATGAAACACAGAATATGATACAACAGTGGCTGCTTATCAATGAAAACTGCACAGAAAGGATGACTCAGACCCATCGTCCTATGGTGTATCTTCTTGTGGGGAATATTGAAGCGGGTGTCGTTTTAGTAAATCAGGTTTATcattggcagaggagggactCCCAGCTGACTTTGGCCACTCAGAAGTGGAGATACCATAAATGCTTATAA